The proteins below are encoded in one region of Paenibacillus sp. YYML68:
- a CDS encoding alpha/beta hydrolase, whose translation MNFTYNLASSTTPATDKPALVLIHGMGLSSSIWERLLPLLLPHYSVVAYDLPGHGLSEESPDSLKPDRLIQDLHALITHLELRSVVLIGHQFGSLVARAYAQHYPSYVQRIVYLSPLFSFPFLLRHGYNQDPAAIFSHLDKWKLMLDQSISLTVHGQQQARLQQQVTQALSRVSDLTYRQALNTIAVWLQQQPSPLLASIETLLLSGEKDQLFTPALAGLVHVYWNTSGFLIVPEAANLMFVDDPSCTFDWLHRFLQQQTSVSPTIVDSLIHEHMRELLAEQSMLEQAKPALRIQCIGEFDVSWTDGAAMPDGWHSRYAKNILLYLAFHRNVSREQLCTDLFPEKSYHSALRNLRVYLNHISKLLDRGQHQEKAITIDRSHVHLHGELAFDLLELQKLLHTASELSEPVSKLFLCRLLLDKFTGPILSGFYDPHALSIKDRLEMQWEKLAIWAARQLLSQRKPHTAIEFLLNVQPHSGVNELQVIDLLIEAYRLLGAGKEQSKWLRRRRKLARDTPT comes from the coding sequence ATGAACTTTACATATAACCTAGCCTCCTCTACTACACCCGCCACGGACAAGCCTGCTCTCGTGCTCATTCACGGCATGGGCCTATCCTCGTCGATCTGGGAGCGTCTACTCCCGTTGCTGCTGCCTCATTACTCCGTCGTAGCCTACGATCTGCCGGGTCACGGACTCAGCGAGGAATCTCCCGATTCTCTTAAGCCTGATCGCTTAATCCAGGACCTGCATGCACTTATCACTCATCTTGAGCTTCGTTCCGTCGTCTTGATCGGACATCAGTTCGGCTCACTCGTCGCCAGAGCGTATGCACAGCATTACCCGAGCTACGTACAGCGTATCGTCTACCTATCACCGTTGTTCTCGTTCCCATTCCTATTGCGTCACGGCTACAATCAGGACCCAGCCGCCATATTCAGTCACCTCGACAAGTGGAAGCTGATGCTCGATCAGTCGATCAGCCTTACTGTACATGGACAGCAGCAGGCGCGTCTGCAGCAGCAAGTCACGCAGGCTCTCAGCCGTGTAAGTGACCTTACGTATCGCCAAGCCTTGAACACGATCGCCGTATGGCTTCAACAGCAGCCTAGTCCGCTGCTCGCCTCGATCGAGACGCTGTTGTTGTCCGGAGAGAAGGATCAGCTGTTCACTCCGGCGCTCGCGGGGCTCGTGCATGTCTATTGGAATACGAGCGGCTTCCTCATCGTACCGGAGGCGGCGAACCTCATGTTCGTCGATGATCCGTCCTGCACGTTCGATTGGCTCCATCGCTTCCTCCAGCAACAGACGTCCGTCTCGCCGACGATCGTGGACTCATTAATCCATGAGCACATGCGAGAGCTGTTAGCCGAGCAATCAATGCTAGAGCAAGCGAAGCCCGCCCTTCGGATCCAGTGTATCGGCGAATTCGATGTCAGCTGGACAGATGGAGCTGCAATGCCTGACGGCTGGCATAGCCGCTATGCCAAGAACATTCTGCTCTACCTCGCCTTCCACCGGAACGTATCCCGGGAGCAGCTATGTACCGACCTGTTTCCGGAGAAGAGCTACCATAGCGCACTGCGTAACCTGCGCGTATACCTGAACCATATTAGCAAGCTGCTGGACCGCGGTCAGCACCAAGAGAAGGCGATCACCATCGACCGTTCTCATGTGCACCTCCACGGCGAGCTCGCATTCGATCTGCTGGAGCTACAGAAGCTGCTTCATACAGCCAGTGAGCTGTCCGAGCCTGTCAGCAAGCTATTCCTGTGCCGGCTACTGCTGGACAAGTTCACCGGTCCGATCTTGTCGGGCTTCTACGATCCCCATGCCTTGTCCATCAAGGACAGGCTGGAGATGCAATGGGAGAAGCTGGCGATCTGGGCGGCCAGACAGCTCTTATCCCAGCGCAAGCCGCACACCGCTATCGAGTTCTTGCTTAACGTGCAGCCGCACAGCGGCGTCAATGAGCTGCAGGTGATCGACCTCTTGATCGAGGCGTACCGGCTGCTCGGCGCAGGGAAGGAGCAGAGCAAGTGGCTGCGTAGACGGCGCAAGCTGGCACGCGATACACCGACCTGA
- a CDS encoding response regulator encodes MIALIVDDEKHVREAIKLLVPWKELGIHTVMEAQDGAEAVELLQEQTAQLIFTDMMMPLMDGKELLVSVRKIAPDAKTIVISGHDDFELVRHTMKHGGADYILKPIDAQQLKETVQKAVFELKQEQEERLLQQAREMEVNQLRPVYWDTIWSNLVSEPAGYDKHAKEIVDEYGFDPSITECRLAVLSLDTINGKLKDRFWSQWDLVYFSLMNVCNEVLTEQQPARLGIAFRYWNSDNEIVLLLVRELGRSDQLLQTVQQCIKSTFQSSLDIGVSGTLAYPDGLKNAYAEAKQALRRRNLLEKQKRIHVYQPEEPGTLPTSLSIDGYAEMIRLAVRSGSEEQISKAVSEWMAAVRKLGSIDLEQLELWWHQYKAYKSRWIVEWFGDQQQLVQPREEAEFQVPTDNEGRLALDLWEQQLTRSLSELSKQMLKLQQQDSNVMFEIAKYISNHYHEDISLQEIANHFYLSREYISRKFKQEFGENLSDYLSRIRMDKAKLLLLNPHLRIAQIASMVGYEDEKYFSKVFKKTTGVTPNEYRKGREA; translated from the coding sequence ATGATAGCATTAATCGTCGATGACGAGAAGCATGTACGCGAGGCGATCAAGCTGCTCGTGCCGTGGAAGGAGCTCGGCATCCATACAGTCATGGAGGCTCAGGACGGCGCCGAGGCCGTCGAGCTGCTCCAGGAACAGACGGCACAGCTCATCTTCACCGATATGATGATGCCACTGATGGACGGCAAGGAGCTCCTCGTCTCGGTTCGTAAAATAGCGCCTGACGCCAAGACAATCGTCATCAGCGGACACGATGACTTCGAGCTTGTGCGGCACACGATGAAGCATGGCGGCGCTGACTATATACTGAAGCCGATCGACGCCCAGCAGCTGAAGGAGACGGTGCAGAAGGCCGTCTTCGAGCTGAAGCAGGAGCAGGAGGAGCGCCTCCTGCAGCAGGCGCGCGAGATGGAGGTGAACCAGCTGCGTCCCGTCTATTGGGACACAATCTGGTCCAATCTCGTCAGCGAGCCGGCCGGCTATGACAAGCACGCGAAGGAAATCGTCGACGAGTACGGCTTCGATCCGTCCATCACGGAATGCCGTCTGGCTGTGCTCAGCCTCGACACGATCAACGGCAAGCTGAAGGACCGATTCTGGTCGCAGTGGGATCTCGTCTACTTCTCGCTGATGAATGTGTGCAACGAGGTGCTGACCGAGCAGCAGCCTGCAAGGCTGGGCATTGCCTTCCGCTACTGGAACAGCGACAACGAGATCGTCCTGCTGCTCGTGCGTGAGCTCGGCCGCTCGGACCAGCTGCTGCAGACGGTGCAGCAGTGTATTAAGAGCACGTTCCAGAGCTCTCTGGACATCGGCGTGAGCGGCACGCTCGCCTATCCGGACGGCCTGAAGAACGCCTACGCCGAAGCGAAGCAAGCGCTGCGCCGTCGCAACCTGCTCGAGAAGCAGAAGCGCATTCACGTCTATCAGCCGGAGGAGCCCGGTACACTGCCGACCTCCCTGTCAATCGACGGCTACGCCGAGATGATCCGTCTTGCGGTTCGCAGCGGCAGCGAGGAGCAGATCAGCAAGGCCGTCAGCGAATGGATGGCTGCTGTCCGCAAGCTCGGCTCTATTGATCTGGAGCAGCTGGAGCTGTGGTGGCACCAGTACAAGGCGTACAAGAGCCGCTGGATCGTCGAATGGTTCGGCGATCAGCAGCAGCTCGTCCAGCCGCGTGAGGAAGCCGAGTTCCAGGTGCCGACGGATAACGAAGGGCGGCTCGCCCTTGATCTGTGGGAGCAGCAGCTGACGCGCAGCTTGTCCGAGCTGTCGAAGCAGATGCTGAAGCTGCAGCAGCAGGACAGCAACGTCATGTTCGAGATCGCGAAGTATATCAGCAACCATTATCACGAGGACATCTCGCTGCAGGAGATCGCGAACCACTTCTACCTCAGCCGGGAATATATATCGCGCAAGTTCAAGCAGGAATTCGGAGAGAACCTGTCGGATTACTTGAGCCGCATCCGGATGGATAAGGCGAAGCTGCTGCTGCTGAATCCGCACCTGCGGATCGCACAGATCGCTTCGATGGTCGGGTACGAGGATGAGAAATATTTCAGCAAGGTGTTCAAGAAGACGACAGGTGTCACCCCGAACGAATACAGGAAGGGGCGGGAAGCATGA
- a CDS encoding phosphodiester glycosidase family protein, with product MNGFQQLNRLMLLAAAPFLGLIGFLAFAPPSVTITPPATGPKAELQLASTVQRALDGLDRANQDAVSTRATIQKYYELYAASANEAARLSQLAADAATRPSAIFDSRFISRLGGKQLRSTSSDNIDLKLYSFSEARYAGHALKVTVKSDKGMRMTLGNDKVGGSETTQQAARRYGAIAGVNAGGFADDKRTGKRYPLSTTVYEGKYVYGFEPTFNDLTFIGLSKDRKLIGGMFSTQQQLDKLNPMFGATFVPVLLQGGQKQTIPTQWQTSPARAPRTVVGSLKNDQLVFLVTDGYDERGHSGATLAELQDKLLALGVKDAYNLDGGGSSSLIFDGQVINKPSDAGGRLRPMPTHFLFFK from the coding sequence ATGAATGGCTTCCAGCAGCTGAATCGGCTCATGCTGCTAGCCGCCGCTCCGTTCCTCGGGCTGATCGGCTTCCTGGCCTTCGCCCCGCCGAGCGTGACGATTACACCGCCTGCAACAGGGCCGAAGGCTGAGCTGCAGCTCGCGAGCACGGTACAGCGTGCGCTCGATGGTCTCGACCGTGCGAATCAGGATGCAGTCTCGACTCGTGCCACGATTCAGAAGTACTATGAGCTGTACGCAGCGAGCGCCAATGAAGCGGCACGGCTGTCACAGCTTGCAGCAGATGCCGCTACGCGGCCTTCCGCCATCTTCGACTCACGGTTCATCTCAAGACTCGGCGGCAAGCAGCTGCGCAGCACGTCATCCGACAACATCGATCTGAAGCTATATTCGTTCAGCGAGGCTCGATATGCCGGCCATGCGCTGAAGGTTACCGTGAAGTCGGATAAGGGGATGCGCATGACGCTTGGCAACGACAAGGTCGGCGGCAGCGAGACAACCCAGCAGGCGGCGCGCCGCTACGGGGCGATCGCTGGTGTTAACGCTGGCGGCTTCGCCGACGACAAGCGTACAGGCAAGCGCTATCCGCTCAGCACGACCGTCTATGAGGGCAAGTACGTATACGGCTTCGAGCCTACGTTTAATGATTTGACCTTCATCGGGTTGAGCAAGGACCGCAAGCTGATCGGCGGCATGTTCTCCACCCAGCAGCAGCTTGACAAGCTGAACCCGATGTTCGGCGCGACGTTCGTACCGGTGCTGCTGCAGGGCGGGCAGAAGCAGACGATTCCTACGCAATGGCAGACGTCTCCGGCGAGAGCACCGAGGACCGTCGTCGGCAGCCTGAAGAACGACCAGCTAGTGTTCCTCGTAACGGATGGGTACGACGAGCGCGGACATTCCGGAGCGACGCTGGCCGAGCTTCAGGACAAGCTGCTGGCGCTCGGCGTCAAGGACGCGTATAATCTGGATGGTGGAGGCTCATCGAGTCTCATTTTCGACGGACAGGTGATCAACAAGCCTTCAGATGCCGGCGGACGTCTGAGACCGATGCCGACTCATTTTTTGTTTTTCAAGTAG
- the trmL gene encoding tRNA (uridine(34)/cytosine(34)/5-carboxymethylaminomethyluridine(34)-2'-O)-methyltransferase TrmL, whose product MAFHIVLVEPEIPANTGNIARTCAATGTWLHLVRPLGFDTDDRTLKRAGLDYWHSVKLEYHDSWHELKEKYASSRFFLATTKATKLYTDIEFQDEDFLVFGKETRGLDPSILAEHPDSLIRMPMTDTVRSLNLSNSAAIILYEGLRQNRFPGLS is encoded by the coding sequence ATGGCGTTTCACATTGTGCTGGTAGAACCCGAAATTCCGGCGAATACGGGGAATATTGCAAGAACGTGCGCAGCGACAGGTACCTGGCTGCATCTGGTACGGCCACTCGGCTTCGACACCGACGACCGAACGCTGAAGCGGGCGGGTCTTGATTATTGGCATTCCGTGAAGCTGGAGTACCATGATTCGTGGCACGAGCTCAAGGAGAAGTACGCATCTTCACGATTTTTCCTTGCGACGACGAAGGCGACGAAGCTATACACGGACATCGAATTCCAGGACGAAGATTTCCTCGTGTTCGGCAAGGAGACGAGAGGTCTCGATCCGTCGATCTTAGCTGAGCATCCGGATTCATTGATTCGCATGCCGATGACCGATACGGTTCGTTCCTTGAACCTGTCGAATTCGGCCGCTATTATCCTCTATGAAGGCTTGAGGCAGAATAGGTTTCCAGGATTATCCTAG
- a CDS encoding sensor histidine kinase produces MIRNSIRNKLILFLLAATILPISTSIVMTYFVTERQVIEDTIQTNSRLIYQGKTNMVNYLESIKQASTFVYNDPSFYSVIENGAPGYGSRNEVIRGLISVHNAVRDIHQVYLYLSTTDKAYLYTRGNVNLNETGQSKYVPAIQHSNIRIEPTHVSHTYELFSINPLPVADVFTLHRSISNALTLKDLGTLSIDVRLDYIREICSQLYATGEELYVLDESGSIIFSSKPQLIGAAIAAPWVTQVLATADWTSSGSGEWSDDAFKGIQIYEHIRMPYANWTIVKRIPSELLYAHAAELTYANTVILIVFMIVVILGTLYVSFRFTAPIKKLIGYIGIVQTGNMQVDIHVTSKDEFGILAQRFRTMMQRIDELIHKEYKLELANKTNQLKALQAQINPHFLYNALQSIGTLALQQETTKVYTLLSSLAKIMRYSMNNDETSVMLKREVEHVRAYLDLQLQRFEDELTVTIDVSEEAESVRVPKMLLQPLVENYFKHGFEPRTQAGRLYIGGFINAEGCLQLTVRDNGKGLNADQLESLQQSLRLPLEPTAGGGGGTAASDSIGLRNVLARLMLYDGSGRSKDARTRMHIEVPPEGGFQVTITIPLQLQLEEEE; encoded by the coding sequence ATGATCCGTAACAGCATTCGCAACAAGCTCATTTTATTTTTGCTTGCCGCCACCATTCTGCCCATTTCGACATCGATCGTCATGACGTATTTCGTCACGGAGCGACAGGTCATCGAGGATACGATACAGACCAATTCCCGCTTGATTTATCAAGGCAAGACCAATATGGTTAACTATCTGGAGAGCATCAAGCAAGCGTCAACGTTCGTCTATAACGACCCGAGCTTCTACAGCGTCATTGAGAATGGAGCGCCTGGCTACGGCAGCCGCAACGAGGTGATTCGCGGTCTCATCAGCGTGCACAATGCGGTGCGAGATATTCATCAGGTGTACCTGTACTTGAGCACGACAGACAAGGCGTACTTGTATACACGCGGGAACGTCAACCTGAACGAGACCGGTCAGTCTAAATATGTACCTGCGATTCAGCATAGCAATATTCGCATCGAGCCGACGCATGTCAGCCATACGTATGAGCTATTTTCTATTAATCCCCTGCCGGTCGCCGATGTATTCACGCTGCACCGCTCGATCTCGAACGCGCTGACGCTGAAGGATCTCGGAACGCTGTCCATCGACGTGCGGCTCGACTATATACGCGAGATATGCAGTCAGCTATATGCGACAGGCGAGGAGCTGTACGTGCTCGACGAGTCCGGCAGCATCATCTTCAGCTCGAAGCCGCAGCTGATCGGCGCTGCCATTGCCGCCCCTTGGGTCACTCAGGTGCTGGCGACAGCAGACTGGACGAGCAGCGGCAGCGGTGAATGGAGCGATGACGCGTTCAAGGGCATTCAGATCTACGAGCATATACGTATGCCTTACGCCAATTGGACGATCGTCAAGCGTATCCCCAGCGAGCTGCTATACGCTCACGCTGCGGAGCTGACGTACGCGAATACGGTCATTCTGATCGTCTTCATGATCGTCGTCATCCTCGGCACGCTGTATGTCTCGTTCCGGTTCACGGCACCGATCAAGAAGCTGATCGGCTACATCGGTATCGTCCAGACCGGCAACATGCAGGTCGATATTCATGTCACGAGCAAGGACGAGTTCGGCATACTTGCTCAGCGGTTCCGCACGATGATGCAGCGGATCGACGAGCTCATTCATAAGGAGTACAAGCTGGAGCTTGCCAATAAGACGAACCAGCTGAAGGCGCTTCAGGCGCAGATCAATCCGCATTTTCTATACAACGCGCTGCAATCAATCGGGACGCTCGCGCTGCAGCAGGAGACGACCAAGGTGTACACCCTCCTCTCCTCCCTGGCCAAAATTATGCGCTACAGCATGAACAACGACGAGACGAGCGTCATGCTGAAGCGCGAGGTGGAGCACGTGCGGGCGTATCTCGATCTGCAGCTGCAGCGGTTCGAGGACGAGCTGACGGTCACCATCGACGTATCCGAGGAGGCCGAATCGGTCCGCGTGCCGAAGATGCTGCTCCAGCCTCTCGTGGAGAACTACTTCAAGCATGGGTTCGAGCCTCGCACGCAAGCAGGTCGCCTCTATATTGGCGGCTTCATCAACGCGGAGGGCTGTTTGCAGCTGACGGTGCGGGATAACGGGAAGGGACTGAATGCCGATCAGCTCGAGTCGCTCCAGCAGTCACTTCGGCTGCCGCTGGAGCCCACTGCCGGAGGAGGCGGTGGCACCGCTGCATCGGACAGCATCGGACTGCGCAACGTGCTCGCGCGGCTCATGCTCTATGACGGCAGCGGCCGCAGCAAGGATGCTCGCACGCGCATGCACATCGAGGTACCGCCTGAGGGCGGCTTCCAGGTGACGATCACGATTCCATTGCAGCTACAGCTAGAGGAGGAAGAATAG
- a CDS encoding response regulator transcription factor, giving the protein MLKKKILVVDDEPSISMLIEFNLKLVGFEVHCVYDGEAVFSAIQHFRPDLIVLDLMLPKMDGIQVCRKLRDQNNMVPIIMLTAMQDLSDKIAGLDNGADDYMTKPFSPQELISRIQAILRRIQILPSTSENAPVQIGHISIQPDQREVKIKGETIELTPKEFDLLLFLCKHRGKVLSRQQLLHGVWDYHFLGDTRIVDVHISHLRDKIETNARTPEYIVTIRNVGYKLTEPNVKESLA; this is encoded by the coding sequence ATGTTGAAGAAGAAAATTCTTGTCGTTGATGATGAACCTTCCATCTCGATGCTCATAGAATTCAACCTGAAGCTAGTAGGCTTCGAGGTGCATTGCGTATACGATGGCGAGGCTGTATTCAGCGCGATTCAGCACTTCCGCCCCGACCTGATCGTACTCGATCTCATGCTGCCGAAGATGGACGGCATTCAAGTGTGCCGTAAGCTCAGAGATCAGAACAACATGGTGCCGATCATTATGCTCACCGCCATGCAGGATCTGTCTGACAAGATCGCCGGACTTGACAACGGAGCCGATGATTACATGACGAAGCCATTCAGTCCACAGGAACTCATCTCCCGCATTCAAGCCATCCTGCGTCGTATTCAGATTCTCCCTTCTACATCCGAGAACGCTCCAGTACAGATTGGTCACATCTCGATCCAGCCGGATCAGCGCGAGGTGAAGATCAAGGGCGAGACGATCGAGCTCACGCCGAAGGAATTCGACCTGCTGCTGTTCTTATGCAAGCACAGAGGCAAGGTGCTCAGCCGTCAGCAGCTGCTGCACGGAGTATGGGACTATCACTTCCTCGGCGATACCCGTATCGTCGACGTGCATATCAGTCACCTGCGCGACAAGATCGAGACGAACGCTCGTACGCCTGAATATATTGTAACGATTCGCAACGTCGGATACAAATTAACAGAGCCTAACGTCAAGGAATCGCTCGCCTAA
- a CDS encoding AbrB/MazE/SpoVT family DNA-binding domain-containing protein — MKPAGVVRKVDQLGRIVLPKSLRKRYQMNEGDPVEILVSGDHIILERYRPRCVFCGSMEQVSDFKERHICGECLREMYGLRQKDA; from the coding sequence ATGAAACCGGCAGGTGTTGTCCGCAAGGTGGATCAGCTTGGACGTATCGTGCTTCCAAAGTCGCTGCGCAAAAGGTACCAAATGAACGAGGGGGACCCGGTCGAAATATTGGTCAGCGGCGATCATATTATTCTGGAGCGATATCGGCCACGGTGTGTGTTCTGCGGATCGATGGAGCAGGTGAGCGATTTCAAGGAACGGCACATATGCGGCGAGTGCTTGAGAGAGATGTATGGTCTTAGGCAGAAGGACGCCTAG